In Vicinamibacteria bacterium, the following proteins share a genomic window:
- a CDS encoding PadR family transcriptional regulator: MAKGKRRSPSEDRVDVLQGTLDLMVLRTLASMGPLHGYGIARRIEQVSENALKLNEGTVYASLVRLQQQRWISATWGVSENNRRAKFYAVTKSGRKRLLEETENWRRVSGIIEQLIRLTEGEPSR, translated from the coding sequence ATGGCCAAAGGAAAGAGGCGGAGCCCTTCGGAAGATCGGGTCGACGTGTTGCAGGGCACCCTCGACCTCATGGTGCTCCGGACCCTCGCATCGATGGGTCCCCTTCATGGATACGGGATCGCCCGTCGCATCGAGCAAGTAAGCGAGAACGCTCTCAAGCTGAACGAGGGCACGGTCTACGCATCGCTCGTGCGCCTTCAGCAGCAGCGATGGATCTCGGCGACGTGGGGCGTGTCGGAGAACAACCGGCGAGCGAAGTTCTACGCCGTCACCAAGTCCGGGCGGAAGCGCCTCTTGGAAGAGACGGAGAACTGGCGGCGCGTCTCCGGGATCATCGAGCAGCTCATTCGACTAACCGAGGGCGAGCCAAGCCGGTGA